Proteins co-encoded in one Candidatus Methylomirabilota bacterium genomic window:
- a CDS encoding transglutaminase family protein: MTAPPEPPVHLTVVHVTEYRYPEPAWDSFNEVRLSPTEDQGQSLLSFELELSPEATVRSHLDYYGNRVHQFHIAEAHRRLAIEARSSVVTYPRPEPMRVAADSLAELRPRFFEFLAPTRRVPLDQDWASAMRAPALAPDGDLVDYLSGLTRHLHDFFTYRSDVTEIDTPIADFVRARAGVCQDYTHAMLALCRMIGIPARYVSGYLETGAGLTLGSDASHAWIEAYLPGSGWVGFDPTNGTVVGQAYVKVGHGRDYDDVPPVKGLRRSGGTESLRVAVKVRRAPPPDTTVASTA, translated from the coding sequence ATGACGGCGCCCCCCGAGCCGCCCGTTCACCTGACGGTGGTCCACGTCACCGAGTATCGGTACCCCGAGCCGGCCTGGGATTCCTTCAACGAAGTCCGGCTTTCCCCCACGGAGGATCAGGGCCAGAGCCTGCTGTCGTTCGAGCTCGAGCTGTCGCCCGAGGCGACGGTACGGAGCCACCTCGACTACTACGGCAATCGCGTGCACCAGTTTCACATCGCCGAGGCGCATCGCCGGCTGGCCATCGAGGCCCGCTCGAGCGTGGTCACCTATCCGCGCCCGGAGCCCATGCGGGTGGCCGCGGACAGCCTGGCCGAGCTGAGACCCCGCTTCTTCGAGTTCCTGGCCCCGACGCGGCGCGTGCCGCTGGATCAGGACTGGGCGAGCGCCATGCGAGCGCCCGCTCTCGCCCCCGACGGCGACCTCGTCGACTACCTCTCGGGGCTCACCCGCCACCTCCACGATTTCTTCACCTACCGGTCCGACGTCACCGAGATCGACACGCCCATCGCCGACTTCGTCCGCGCGCGCGCCGGCGTCTGCCAGGACTACACGCATGCCATGCTCGCCCTGTGCCGGATGATCGGCATTCCCGCGCGCTATGTCAGCGGATACCTCGAGACGGGCGCGGGCCTCACCCTCGGCTCGGATGCCTCGCATGCCTGGATCGAGGCGTATCTGCCGGGCAGCGGCTGGGTGGGCTTCGATCCGACCAACGGCACCGTGGTGGGTCAGGCCTACGTCAAGGTCGGGCACGGCCGCGACTACGACGACGTGCCGCCGGTGAAGGGACTCCGCCGGAGCGGAGGGACGGAAAGCCTGCGCGTCGCCGTGAAGGTGCGGCGGGCCCCGCCGCCCGACACCACGGTCGCTTCGACCGCCTGA